Proteins co-encoded in one Corylus avellana chromosome ca9, CavTom2PMs-1.0 genomic window:
- the LOC132161637 gene encoding CBL-interacting serine/threonine-protein kinase 14-like, producing MAEIENESEDAASSSEVNLFGKYERGKLLGYGAFAKVYHARNVGTGQNVAVKAVSRQKVLKGGLTANVKREIAIMHRMHHPHIMKLHEVLATKTKIYFVMEFAKGGELFGKIAKGRFSEDLSRQYFQQLISAVGYCHLQGVFHRDLKPENLLLDENWNLKVSDFGLSAVTEQIRSDGLLHTLCGTPAYVAPEILSKKGYNGAKADIWSCGVILYVLNAGYLPFNDPNLMVMYRKIYKGEFRFPKWTSPALRLLISRLLDTNPETRITVDEIIQDPWFRQGYKDIKLHDEYVDGFDLKDDGDEECAKHMNAFDLISFSSGFDLTSLFSDSDISVRGERFLSEETPGRIIERICEVAETENVVVTKKDWGVKLEGQNGNFVVVIKVYRLTGSLVVVEIRKRESDIGPGLQIWKHKLRPQLDDLVYQPQTPVPGE from the coding sequence ATGGCAGAGATCGAGAACGAGTCCGAGGACGCGGCGTCGTCGTCGGAGGTGAACCTGTTTGGGAAATACGAGCGGGGGAAGCTGCTGGGCTACGGTGCCTTCGCGAAGGTGTACCACGCGCGGAACGTGGGAACAGGGCAGAATGTGGCGGTCAAGGCTGTGAGTAGGCAAAAGGTTCTCAAAGGCGGGCTCACGGCGAATGTTAAGCGGGAGATCGCTATCATGCACCGGATGCACCATCCGCACATCATGAAGCTCCACGAGGTCCTCGCCACCAAGACCAAGATCTACTTCGTCATGGAGTTCGCCAAGGGAGGCGAGCTGTTCGGGAAGATAGCCAAGGGACGCTTCAGCGAGGATCTCAGCCGTCAGTACTTCCAGCAGCTGATCTCCGCTGTCGGATACTGCCACTTGCAAGGGGTATTCCACCGAGACCTCAAGCCCGAGAATCTCCTCCTCGACGAGAACTGGAACCTGAAGGTCTCCGATTTCGGACTCAGCGCCGTCACGGAACAGATCCGATCCGACGGGCTGCTCCACACGCTGTGCGGGACACCCGCCTACGTGGCGCCTGAGATTCTCTCCAAGAAAGGCTACAATGGTGCGAAGGCGGATATCTGGTCATGCGGTGTCATATTGTATGTTTTGAACGCCGGTTACTTGCCGTTCAACGACCCGAATCTCATGGTGATGTACCGGAAGATATACAAGGGCGAGTTCCGGTTCCCGAAATGGACTTCACCGGCTCTGCGGCTACTCATTTCGCGGCTTCTCGACACGAACCCCGAGACGAGGATTACCGTCGATGAGATCATCCAGGACCCTTGGTTCAGGCAGGGTTACAAGGACATCAAGTTGCATGACGAATACGTGGACGGTTTTGATCTGAAGGACGACGGGGACGAGGAGTGCGCAAAGCACATGAACGCCTTCGATTTGATCTCGTTTTCGTCCGGTTTCGACCTGACCAGTTTGTTCAGCGACTCTGATATTTCGGTCCGTGGGGAGCGGTTCTTATCGGAGGAGACACCGGGGAGGATAATCGAACGAATCTGTGAGGTAGCGGAGACGGAGAATGTGGTGGTGACGAAGAAGGATTGGGGGGTAAAGTTGGAGGGGCAGAATGGAAATTTCGTGGTGGTTATAAAGGTTTACCGGTTAACGGGTAGTCTAGTGGTCGTTGAGATCCGGAAGAGGGAGAGCGACATTGGACCTGGCCTACAAATTTGGAAACATAAGTTAAGGCCACAGCTCGATGATTTGGTCTATCAACCGCAAACCCCGGTTCCCGGTGAATAA
- the LOC132191413 gene encoding uncharacterized protein LOC132191413 isoform X1, protein MCILCVIQKWSRRVATMLPWLVIPLIGLWALSHLLPRQFRFEITSPRLACVFVLLVTLFWYEVLMPWLSTWRVRRNARLRERKRSEAIELQKLRKTATRRCRNCLTPYRDQNPGGGRFMCSYCGHVSKRPVLDLPIPPGMGNSGIIKDLVGKGGKILNGKVWSENGWMCGQDWLENGNWVGGSVAGKSSYWRKNGNGVFGEDEHCLAEKSYSGVVIFAYKLLTSFFLGIRWLWRKIFRISSSSDDSSSDAEHRGILAKKGENGVNYPESRGEKARRKAEEKRQARLEKELLEEEERKQREEVARLVEERRRLRDEKMEAEKERGKISSPVREKDGKKEAEKRRHERRKEKDKGSSKSNSDVEELEKRVGKENERKRESDRKSEIDRREHQKSGTESVKGQSTETGHVMRSISANSFSRGNSGTRYLDRMRGTIFSSSRAFGGGGLFGKGANTPATITKEYKPNSSVDHVHTFAHKRDLFPHEHVAAKPIVNGDDKNINRPVLSEPQPRTTPKKTWQQLFTRSSVPPSNPNVISRPNTKFQAEVRSPQFCSQTSSTQSYDNPISFGLPSPFTLSTYPNRSTSNSLGFSPAIEPIFPRIGEVPNEFIHEELELFEDPCYVPDPVSLLGPVSESLDNFQLDLGTGFATDTGLETPRSLKKVSTSSEVNKPSPIECPLSREKYNPNWYPGTSGAQDVHTLPVNDANTNEMGTWQMWNTSPLGQDGLGLVGGPASWLLPSDRNRSNKEDFVHPSQKTTASLFINEDHVLSGTHSPQNVFLGNGQNGGPFGPVPGSSDNEPWLQKALFPPLSGENNFPLKPQEETMQNEMIYGSPSSGSKHPFELSPANRWSNRKEWAVPTSGEGVGKSYVARPHIGGLFPNQDVQSPW, encoded by the exons ATGTGTATACTCTGTGTGATTCAGAAGTGGTCTCGCCGGGTCGCTACGATGCTACCTTGGTTAGTCATTCCACTCATAGGACTTTGGgctctctctcatctcttaCCGCGGCAATTTCGGTTTGAGATTACATCGCCTAGGCTGGCCTGCGTGTTTGTGCTTTTGGTTACTCTCTTTTGGTATGAGGTTTTGATGCCATGGCTATCGACCTGGCGAGTTCGCAGGAATGCCCGGCTCAGGGAGAGGAAGAGGTCTGAAGCGATAGAATTGCAGAAGCTTCGGAAAACCGCAACAAGGCGGTGCAGGAACTGCTTGACTCCATATAGGGATCAGAATCCTGGTGGTGGTCGGTTTATGTGTTCGTATTGTGGGCATGTTTCGAAGCGGCCGGTTTTGGACTTACCCATACCGCCTGGTATGGGAAATAGTGGGATTATTAAGGATTTGGTTGGGAAAGGTGGGAAGATATTGAATGGTAAGGTGTGGTCAGAAAATGGATGGATGTGCGGTCAGGATTGGTTGGAGAATGGCAATTGGGTTGGTGGGTCTGTTGCAGGGAAGTCTAGTTATTGGAGGAAGAACGGGAATGGTGTTTTTGGAGAGGATGAACATTGTTTGGCTGAGAAGTCCTATTCGGGAGTTGTGATTTTTGCTTACAAGCTGTTGACGTCTTTTTTCTTGGGCATTAGGTGGCTTTGGAGAAAGATTTTTAGGATTAGTTCATCTAGTGATGATAGTTCATCTGATGCTGAGCATCGGGGGATATTGGCTAAGAAGGGTGAGAATGGGGTGAACTATCCTGAAAGTAGAGGAGAGAAAGCACGCAGGAAAGCAGAGGAGAAGAGACAGGCTAGGTTAGAGAAGGAGCTTTTGGAGGAGGAAGAGCGAAAGCAGAGGGAGGAGGTTGCAAGACTGGTGGAGGAACGTAGGAGATTGAGGGATGAGAAAATGGAGGCTGAAAAAGAGCGTGGCAAAATATCATCACCTGTCCGGGAGAAAGATGGTAAGAAGGAAGCAGAAAAGAGGCGtcatgaaagaagaaaagagaaagacaaaGGGTCAAGTAAGAGCAATTCTGATGTAGAAGAGCTAGAAAAAAGAGTAGGTAAGGAGAATGAGCGAAAGCGAGAATCGGACAGGAAGAGCGAGATTGATCGTCGGGAACATCAGAAATCTGGGACAGAAAGTGTCAAAGGCCAGAGCACCGAGACTGGACATGTGATGAGAAGTATATCTGCAAACAGTTTTAGCCGGGGAAATTCTGGAACTAGGTATCTGGATCGTATGAGGGGTACGATTTTTTCCTCTTCTAGAGCATTTGGTGGTGGTGGTCTCTTTGGGAAGGGTGCTAATACTCCTGCCACAATTACAAAGGAATACAAGCCTAACAGTTCTGTAGATCATGTCCATACTTTTGCTCATAAAAGAGATTTATTTCCACATGAGCACGTAGCTGCCAAACCAATTGTAAATGGAGATGACAAGAACATCAATCGCCCT GTCCTCTCAGAACCACAACCTAGGACAACACCTAAAAAAACATGGCAACAATTATTTACTCGATCATCTGTTCCTCCATCAAATCCAAATGTCATAAGCAGACCAAATACAAAGTTTCAAGCAGAAGTTCGAAGCCCACAGTTTTGCAGTCAAACATCATCGACACAATCATATGATAATCCAATAAGCTTTGGGCTGCCATCACCATTTACACTGTCTACCTATCCCAACAGATCTACAAGCAATAGTTTAGGTTTTTCACCTGCAATTGAGCCAATCTTCCCTCGCATTGGAGAAGTGCCTAATGAATTTATACATGAAGAGCTAGAGCTTTTTGAAGACCCGTGTTATGTTCCTGATCCAGTATCCCTGCTTGGACCTGTTTCGGAGTCACTTGATAATTTTCAGTTGGACCTGGGCACTGGCTTTGCAACCGACACAGGATTGGAAACGCCCCGTTCTTTAAAGAAAGTATCTACTTCATCCGAAGTTAACAAGCCATCTCCAATTGAGTGTCCGTTGTCACGAGAAAAGTATAATCCTAATTGGTATCCAGGTACCTCTGGGGCCCAAGATGTGCATACTTTACCTGTGAATGATGCTAATACAAATGAGATGGGAACGTGGCAGATGTGGAATACTTCTCCTCTTGGTCAGGATGGTCTAGGTTTAGTAGGAGGGCCTGCAAGCTGGCTTTTACCCTCAGATCGGAACAGATCAAATAAGGAAGATTTTGTGCATCCTTCTCAGAAAACTACTGCTTCACTGTTTATAAATGAGGACCATGTCCTGTCTGGCACTCATTCTCCGCAGAATGTTTTTCTTGGTAATGGGCAGAATGGTGGGCCATTCGGCCCTGTCCCTGGTTCAAGTGATAATGAACCCTGGCTACAGAAAGCTTTATTTCCACCATTGTCGGGAGAAAACAATTTTCCTCTCAAGCCTCAAGAAGAAACCATGCAGAATGAAATGATTTATGGCAGTCCCAGCTCTGGAAGTAAACATCCATTTGAGCTTTCTCCTGCTAATCGTTGGTCCAA CAGAAAGGAATGGGCTGTGCCGACTTCAGGGGAAGGTGTTGGAAAGTCATATGTGGCAAGGCCCCATATTGGGGGTCTATTTCCCAATCAGGATGTACAGTCACCTTGGTGA
- the LOC132191415 gene encoding CBL-interacting protein kinase 2-like, with protein MENKEIILMQRYELGRQLGQGTFAKVYYARNLKTGMSVAIKVIDKEKILKVGMIEQIKREISVMRLVRHPNVVELYEVMASKTKIYFVMEYAKGGELFAKVAKGKLKEDVARRYFQQLISAVDYCHSRGVYHRDLKPENLLLDENGNLKVSDFGLSALADCKRQDGLLHTTCGTPAYVAPEVINRKGYDGCKADIWSCGVVLYVLMAGYLPFHDSNLMEMYRKIGKGEFKFPNWFGPEVRRLLSKILDSNPSSRISMAKIMDNSWFRKGLDPKPRMTRSEEKEPAPLDVDAVFGPNENNSSITESKREELAKPCNLNAFDIISFSAGFDLSGLFEETDQKKEVRFTANKPASTIISKLEDIAKRLRLKVKKKDGGLLKMEGSKVGRKGLLGIDTEIFEITPLFHLVEMKKTSGDTLEYQKLLKQDIRPALKDIVWTWQGEQQQEVGQEEQQVASPSDP; from the coding sequence ATGGAAAACAAAGAGATTATATTGATGCAACGGTATGAATTAGGGAGACAACTGGGCCAAGGTACCTTTGCCAAGGTTTACTATGCAAGGAACCTTAAAACTGGTATGAGTGTGGCCATTAAGGTAATTGATAAAGAGAAAATCTTGAAGGTTGGGATGATTGAACAGATTAAGCGGGAAATTTCTGTCATGAGATTGGTTAGACATCCCAATGTGGTGGAGCTTTATGAGGTAATGGCCAGCAAAACCAAGATTTACTTTGTTATGGAATATGCTAAAGGTGGTGAGCTCTTCGCCAAGGTGGCCAAAGGAAAGCTCAAGGAGGACGTTGCTAGAAGATATTTCCAACAGTTGATCAGTGCTGTTGATTACTGCCACAGTCGAGGCGTGTATCACCGGGATTTGAAGCCAGAAAACCTACTGTTGGATGAGAATGGGAATCTGAAAGTTTCAGATTTTGGATTGAGTGCCCTTGCTGATTGTAAGCGTCAAGATGGGTTGCTCCATACAACCTGTGGAACCCCTGCATATGTTGCCCCAGAAGTGATTAATAGAAAAGGCTATGACGGATGCAAAGCTGATATTTGGTCATGTGGAGTGGTTTTATATGTTCTGATGGCTGGTTATCTCCCATTTCATGATTCAAATCTGATGGAGATGTATAGGAAGATTGGTAAGGGTGAATTTAAATTCCCTAACTGGTTTGGCCCGGAAGTTCGAAGGTTGTTGTCGAAGATCTTGGATTCAAACCCAAGTTCCAGGATATCCATGGCCAAGATAATGGATAATTCTTGGTTCCGGAAGGGTTTAGATCCCAAACCCCGAATGACTCGATCAGAAGAGAAAGAACCTGCCCCTCTGGATGTCGATGCAGTTTTTGGACCTAATGAGAATAACAGTTCCATCACAGAATCAAAGCGGGAGGAGTTGGCAAAGCCTTGTAACTTGAATGCATTTGATATCATATCCTTTTCTGCAGGTTTTGATTTGTCTGGTCTGTTTGAGGAGACTGACCAGAAGAAAGAGGTGCGATTTACGGCCAATAAACCTGCCTCAACCATAATCTCTAAGCTGGAAGACATTGCCAAGCGACTGAGACtgaaagtgaaaaagaaagatggggGTTTGTTGAAAATGGAGGGGTCCAAGGTAGGCAGGAAAGGGCTCTTGGGCATCGACACCGAGATCTTTGAGATCACCCCACTTTTCCATTTGGTGGAGATGAAAAAGACAAGCGGAGACACACTGGAGTATCAAAAGCTGTTGAAACAGGACATTCGACCAGCTCTCAAGGACATTGTTTGGACATGGCAAGGGGAGCAGCAGCAAGAAGTAGGGCAAGAAGAGCAACAGGTTGCATCACCTTCAGATCCATAG
- the LOC132191413 gene encoding uncharacterized protein LOC132191413 isoform X2: MCILCVIQKWSRRVATMLPWLVIPLIGLWALSHLLPRQFRFEITSPRLACVFVLLVTLFWYEVLMPWLSTWRVRRNARLRERKRSEAIELQKLRKTATRRCRNCLTPYRDQNPGGGRFMCSYCGHVSKRPVLDLPIPPGMGNSGIIKDLVGKGGKILNGKVWSENGWMCGQDWLENGNWVGGSVAGKSSYWRKNGNGVFGEDEHCLAEKSYSGVVIFAYKLLTSFFLGIRWLWRKIFRISSSSDDSSSDAEHRGILAKKGENGVNYPESRGEKARRKAEEKRQARLEKELLEEEERKQREEVARLVEERRRLRDEKMEAEKERGKISSPVREKDGKKEAEKRRHERRKEKDKGSSKSNSDVEELEKRVGKENERKRESDRKSEIDRREHQKSGTESVKGQSTETGHVMRSISANSFSRGNSGTRYLDRMRGTIFSSSRAFGGGGLFGKGANTPATITKEYKPNSSVDHVHTFAHKRDLFPHEHVAAKPIVNGDDKNINRPVLSEPQPRTTPKKTWQQLFTRSSVPPSNPNVISRPNTKFQAEVRSPQFCSQTSSTQSYDNPISFGLPSPFTLSTYPNRSTSNSLGFSPAIEPIFPRIGEVPNEFIHEELELFEDPCYVPDPVSLLGPVSESLDNFQLDLGTGFATDTGLETPRSLKKVSTSSEVNKPSPIECPLSREKYNPNWYPGTSGAQDVHTLPVNDANTNEMGTWQMWNTSPLGQDGLGLVGGPASWLLPSDRNRSNKEDFVHPSQKTTASLFINEDHVLSGTHSPQNVFLGNGQNGGPFGPVPGSSDNEPWLQKALFPPLSGENNFPLKPQEETMQNEMIYGSPSSGSKHPFELSPANRWSKKEWAVPTSGEGVGKSYVARPHIGGLFPNQDVQSPW, from the exons ATGTGTATACTCTGTGTGATTCAGAAGTGGTCTCGCCGGGTCGCTACGATGCTACCTTGGTTAGTCATTCCACTCATAGGACTTTGGgctctctctcatctcttaCCGCGGCAATTTCGGTTTGAGATTACATCGCCTAGGCTGGCCTGCGTGTTTGTGCTTTTGGTTACTCTCTTTTGGTATGAGGTTTTGATGCCATGGCTATCGACCTGGCGAGTTCGCAGGAATGCCCGGCTCAGGGAGAGGAAGAGGTCTGAAGCGATAGAATTGCAGAAGCTTCGGAAAACCGCAACAAGGCGGTGCAGGAACTGCTTGACTCCATATAGGGATCAGAATCCTGGTGGTGGTCGGTTTATGTGTTCGTATTGTGGGCATGTTTCGAAGCGGCCGGTTTTGGACTTACCCATACCGCCTGGTATGGGAAATAGTGGGATTATTAAGGATTTGGTTGGGAAAGGTGGGAAGATATTGAATGGTAAGGTGTGGTCAGAAAATGGATGGATGTGCGGTCAGGATTGGTTGGAGAATGGCAATTGGGTTGGTGGGTCTGTTGCAGGGAAGTCTAGTTATTGGAGGAAGAACGGGAATGGTGTTTTTGGAGAGGATGAACATTGTTTGGCTGAGAAGTCCTATTCGGGAGTTGTGATTTTTGCTTACAAGCTGTTGACGTCTTTTTTCTTGGGCATTAGGTGGCTTTGGAGAAAGATTTTTAGGATTAGTTCATCTAGTGATGATAGTTCATCTGATGCTGAGCATCGGGGGATATTGGCTAAGAAGGGTGAGAATGGGGTGAACTATCCTGAAAGTAGAGGAGAGAAAGCACGCAGGAAAGCAGAGGAGAAGAGACAGGCTAGGTTAGAGAAGGAGCTTTTGGAGGAGGAAGAGCGAAAGCAGAGGGAGGAGGTTGCAAGACTGGTGGAGGAACGTAGGAGATTGAGGGATGAGAAAATGGAGGCTGAAAAAGAGCGTGGCAAAATATCATCACCTGTCCGGGAGAAAGATGGTAAGAAGGAAGCAGAAAAGAGGCGtcatgaaagaagaaaagagaaagacaaaGGGTCAAGTAAGAGCAATTCTGATGTAGAAGAGCTAGAAAAAAGAGTAGGTAAGGAGAATGAGCGAAAGCGAGAATCGGACAGGAAGAGCGAGATTGATCGTCGGGAACATCAGAAATCTGGGACAGAAAGTGTCAAAGGCCAGAGCACCGAGACTGGACATGTGATGAGAAGTATATCTGCAAACAGTTTTAGCCGGGGAAATTCTGGAACTAGGTATCTGGATCGTATGAGGGGTACGATTTTTTCCTCTTCTAGAGCATTTGGTGGTGGTGGTCTCTTTGGGAAGGGTGCTAATACTCCTGCCACAATTACAAAGGAATACAAGCCTAACAGTTCTGTAGATCATGTCCATACTTTTGCTCATAAAAGAGATTTATTTCCACATGAGCACGTAGCTGCCAAACCAATTGTAAATGGAGATGACAAGAACATCAATCGCCCT GTCCTCTCAGAACCACAACCTAGGACAACACCTAAAAAAACATGGCAACAATTATTTACTCGATCATCTGTTCCTCCATCAAATCCAAATGTCATAAGCAGACCAAATACAAAGTTTCAAGCAGAAGTTCGAAGCCCACAGTTTTGCAGTCAAACATCATCGACACAATCATATGATAATCCAATAAGCTTTGGGCTGCCATCACCATTTACACTGTCTACCTATCCCAACAGATCTACAAGCAATAGTTTAGGTTTTTCACCTGCAATTGAGCCAATCTTCCCTCGCATTGGAGAAGTGCCTAATGAATTTATACATGAAGAGCTAGAGCTTTTTGAAGACCCGTGTTATGTTCCTGATCCAGTATCCCTGCTTGGACCTGTTTCGGAGTCACTTGATAATTTTCAGTTGGACCTGGGCACTGGCTTTGCAACCGACACAGGATTGGAAACGCCCCGTTCTTTAAAGAAAGTATCTACTTCATCCGAAGTTAACAAGCCATCTCCAATTGAGTGTCCGTTGTCACGAGAAAAGTATAATCCTAATTGGTATCCAGGTACCTCTGGGGCCCAAGATGTGCATACTTTACCTGTGAATGATGCTAATACAAATGAGATGGGAACGTGGCAGATGTGGAATACTTCTCCTCTTGGTCAGGATGGTCTAGGTTTAGTAGGAGGGCCTGCAAGCTGGCTTTTACCCTCAGATCGGAACAGATCAAATAAGGAAGATTTTGTGCATCCTTCTCAGAAAACTACTGCTTCACTGTTTATAAATGAGGACCATGTCCTGTCTGGCACTCATTCTCCGCAGAATGTTTTTCTTGGTAATGGGCAGAATGGTGGGCCATTCGGCCCTGTCCCTGGTTCAAGTGATAATGAACCCTGGCTACAGAAAGCTTTATTTCCACCATTGTCGGGAGAAAACAATTTTCCTCTCAAGCCTCAAGAAGAAACCATGCAGAATGAAATGATTTATGGCAGTCCCAGCTCTGGAAGTAAACATCCATTTGAGCTTTCTCCTGCTAATCGTTGGTCCAA AAAGGAATGGGCTGTGCCGACTTCAGGGGAAGGTGTTGGAAAGTCATATGTGGCAAGGCCCCATATTGGGGGTCTATTTCCCAATCAGGATGTACAGTCACCTTGGTGA